A part of Arcobacter sp. F2176 genomic DNA contains:
- a CDS encoding (2Fe-2S)-binding protein: MLENFDKNYEVCNCIKVTISDIKNSIINEGIKSLGDLQEKTRAGTECRYCLMNEGDFGKVKKKIYCKDILGEFFNG, from the coding sequence TTGTTAGAAAATTTTGATAAGAATTATGAAGTTTGTAATTGTATTAAAGTTACAATTAGTGATATAAAAAATTCGATTATAAATGAAGGTATAAAATCACTGGGGGATTTGCAAGAAAAAACTAGAGCAGGTACTGAGTGTAGATACTGTTTAATGAACGAAGGTGATTTTGGGAAAGTCAAAAAAAAGATTTATTGTAAAGATATATTAGGAGAATTTTTTAATGGCTAA